The sequence below is a genomic window from Planktothrix serta PCC 8927.
GGGATATTATCCAGAACAAGATGAAGCTATCGAGCAAGTCGTAGAAAAGTGGAAACAAGAAACGGGGAATCAAATTAAGCTTTCCTTTTTTAGTGAAGAGGATACCTTAAAAGAAGCGATCGCCGCCTTAGAAATCGGAAATCCCCCCGATATTTTATTTTCTGAACGGGCGGACTTTACCTTAATTCCTCAATGGGCTTGGGAGGGAAAATTAGCGGATGTTTCTGGGGTTATAGAACCGATTAAAAACTTGTATGAAGCCAGTGCGATCGCCTCGGTTTATCTGAAGAATAAAGACACTCAAAAGCGTTCCTATTATGCTATTCCCTTAATGCAGCAAAGTCTTCATATTCACTACTGGCGAGAATTACTTCAAAAGGCGGGAATTGACGATCAAAATTTACCTCAAAATTGGTCAGAATTTTGGCAAATTTGGCTACAAGCTCAAGCTAATTTAAAAAGGCAAGGAGAATCGGAGATTTATGGTTTAGGTTTACCCATGTCGGTTGAATCTTTAGATACTTATCTGATCTTTGAACAATTTTTAATCGCTCATGATGTTCAACTCTTTGATCAACAGGGAAATCTACAGTTAGATCAACCAAATGTTCGCCAAGGAATTATTGATACCCTGGATGAATATACTCGTTTTTATCTCCAGGGAAATGTTCCACCGATGGCAATTAATTGGTTGAATGCTGATAATAATACAAACTTCCTGAATCGGAGTACCATTATGACAATTAATCCTAGTTTATCAATACCAGGTTCTCAGCGCGAAGATCAAGATATTTATCAAAATCAACTGGTAACAGCACTCTTTCCTAATACCCCCCAGGGTAAACCGATGAAATATTTAGTTTCTGTCAAAGAAGCCATTATTTTTTCTGAAGCTCAAAATTCAAAACTCGCTCAACAATTTCTGGCTTATCTGATTCGACCTGAAAATCTAAGTTCTTATGTTAAAGGTACGGGAGGACGGTATTTTCCCGTGATGATGCAGTTGTGGAATGATCCCTTCTGGCAAAACCCAAATGATCCCCATTTAGCGGTTGCTACGCAACAATTTAAACCCGATAAAACTCAACCTTTGTATCATATTATTAACCCCGCTTATGCTCAGGTTCAAACGGAAAATATTTGGGGTCAAGCCATTAAAGCAGTATTAACCCAAGGGTTATCTCCTGAAGTCGCAACAGATCAGGCAATTCAAGGAATTAAAACAATTTTTTCTCACTGGCAAAATCAGTGATTCCCTAGCCATTTAGCCTCTAATTTTATTATCATTTATTCATCGGCAGTTCCCTTAATTGTAAATGGTTATGAATCTCTGGAAAAAAAGCTTATTATTCCAGCTTGTGAGTTCTTTTTTGATTTTATCGTTAGTAATTATCTCTCTTGTTGGATATATGGCTTTTTCCCAAGCAAAAGAATCTTTGAAAAAGTCGATTTTTAACGAACTCAATATGGCAGCCTCTTTAAAACGAGAGGAATTGAACCATTGGGTTTTTGATCAAAGTCAAGTCGTGTTAGCTTTAGCTCGAATTCCTGAAATTCGGACTTCAGCAAAAACCCTATTTACACTTGATAAATCGACTCAGGAATATAAAAATATACAAACCTCCTTACAAACATCTTTGAGTGCATTTACAGGAAAAAATTCGGGGTTAAAAGAAATTTTTATTTTGTCTCGTGGCGGTCGAATTTTAGTCTCTACTGATGCTTCTCAAATTGGTAAATATCAACCTTTAGTCCAATATAGTGATATTCAATCGGAAAATCAAAATGCTTTTGTTTCTAATTTTTATCGTTCACCGATCACGGGTTATCCTCAAATTACTTTAGTCGATCAAATTTTAGATCAAGAGGGTAAACGCTTAGGACTTTTAGCCGCCCATTTAAACTTAGATCGCATTGATGAGGTGATTCGTGAACAAACTAATTTAGATCAAACAGGAGAAACCTATTTAGTGGGAAATATAGGCAGTGGTTTATCCAATCGTTATGTCTTTATTGCGTCTCAAAAGTTAGGATCAGAGGAATTTCCTGATGGGATTAATAGTGCCGGAATTGAACAAGTAATGCAGGGAAAAAGTGGGGAGAGTTTATATCGCAATTATCGAGGAACTCCCGTGATCGGGGTTTATTATTCTTTGGGAAATAAAGATTTAGGATTAATTGTAGAAAAGTCTCAAGCCGAAGCCTTTATTCCTGCCCAACATTTAGCCAGTTATATTCTATTGATTGGATTAATCTTATCAGGATTTATGGCAGTTGCTATGTTCTTTTTAGGTCGTCAGATTGTCCAACCGATTTTAGCGATTGTTAAAACGGCCCGTGTTATTAGTCAAGGTGATTTTAAGCAAACAGCCCCAGTTCTCAGCAATAATGAAATCGGGTTACTAGCAAAAACATTTAATCAAATGACAGGTCAATTACAAATTTATTATCATCAATTAGAAGATTATAATCGAAATTTAGAATTAAAAGTAACTGAACGTACCCAAGAACTCGAAGATAAAAATCAATGTCTGATTGATACTTTAAAAGAGTTAAAACAGACCCAATCTCAACTGATTCAGAATGAAAAAATGGTCAGTTTAGGGCAGTTAGTAGCGGGAGTTGCCCATGAAATTAATAATCCCGTTAGTTTTATTTATGGAAATTTAGATTTTGCCTCAGATTATGGTAAAAATTTAATTAAATTGGTAGAAGCTTATCAAAATACCTATCCTGAGCCTGGAGAGGAAATTGAGGAGATGATTGAACAAATTGATCTGGAATTTATTAAAACAGATTTACCTAAACTTTATCAATCTATGAAAGAAGGATCTAACCGAATTAAACAAATTGTTTTGTCTTTAAAAAACTTCTCCCGTTTAGATGAATCCGAACAAAAAAGAATTAATATTCATGAGGGAATTGATAGTACCCTACAAATCTTACAAACTCGCCTCAAACCTCAATCCTACTGTCCGGCTATTCAAGTGATTA
It includes:
- a CDS encoding ABC transporter substrate-binding protein, with translation MVLTLNINFISRHFSGFILLLLLSFILVTCTSPTPELPENLAPSSELIIWWNRGYYPEQDEAIEQVVEKWKQETGNQIKLSFFSEEDTLKEAIAALEIGNPPDILFSERADFTLIPQWAWEGKLADVSGVIEPIKNLYEASAIASVYLKNKDTQKRSYYAIPLMQQSLHIHYWRELLQKAGIDDQNLPQNWSEFWQIWLQAQANLKRQGESEIYGLGLPMSVESLDTYLIFEQFLIAHDVQLFDQQGNLQLDQPNVRQGIIDTLDEYTRFYLQGNVPPMAINWLNADNNTNFLNRSTIMTINPSLSIPGSQREDQDIYQNQLVTALFPNTPQGKPMKYLVSVKEAIIFSEAQNSKLAQQFLAYLIRPENLSSYVKGTGGRYFPVMMQLWNDPFWQNPNDPHLAVATQQFKPDKTQPLYHIINPAYAQVQTENIWGQAIKAVLTQGLSPEVATDQAIQGIKTIFSHWQNQ
- a CDS encoding HAMP domain-containing sensor histidine kinase; its protein translation is MSSFLILSLVIISLVGYMAFSQAKESLKKSIFNELNMAASLKREELNHWVFDQSQVVLALARIPEIRTSAKTLFTLDKSTQEYKNIQTSLQTSLSAFTGKNSGLKEIFILSRGGRILVSTDASQIGKYQPLVQYSDIQSENQNAFVSNFYRSPITGYPQITLVDQILDQEGKRLGLLAAHLNLDRIDEVIREQTNLDQTGETYLVGNIGSGLSNRYVFIASQKLGSEEFPDGINSAGIEQVMQGKSGESLYRNYRGTPVIGVYYSLGNKDLGLIVEKSQAEAFIPAQHLASYILLIGLILSGFMAVAMFFLGRQIVQPILAIVKTARVISQGDFKQTAPVLSNNEIGLLAKTFNQMTGQLQIYYHQLEDYNRNLELKVTERTQELEDKNQCLIDTLKELKQTQSQLIQNEKMVSLGQLVAGVAHEINNPVSFIYGNLDFASDYGKNLIKLVEAYQNTYPEPGEEIEEMIEQIDLEFIKTDLPKLYQSMKEGSNRIKQIVLSLKNFSRLDESEQKRINIHEGIDSTLQILQTRLKPQSYCPAIQVIKNYDQLPLINCYPGQLNQVYMNLLSNAIDALQECWEEQNQIYLSQQPQITITTRVIDQKWIEILVKDNASGIPPDVKSRIFDPFFTTKPVGKGTGLGLSISYKIIVDKHQGQLKCSSKIGEGTEFMIKLPIVRSELG